In one window of Lynx canadensis isolate LIC74 chromosome B3, mLynCan4.pri.v2, whole genome shotgun sequence DNA:
- the SPG21 gene encoding maspardin isoform X1 translates to MGEIKVSPDYNWFRSTVPLKKIIVDDDDSKIWSLYDAGPRNIRCPLIFLPPVSGTADVFFRQILALTGWGYRVIALQYPVYWDHLEFCDGFRKLLDHLQLDKVHLFGASLGGFLAQKFAEYTHTSPRVHSLILCNSFSDTSIFNQTWTANRSLFYSFWLMPSFMLKKIVLGNFSSGPVDPLMADAIDFMVDRLESLGQSELASRLTLNCQNSYVEPHKIRDIPVTIMDVFDQSALSTEAKEEMYKLYPNARRAHLKTGGNFPYLCRSAEVNLYVQIHLLQFHGTKYAAIDPSMVSAEELEVQKGSLSVSQEEQ, encoded by the exons ATGGGAGAGATTAAAGTCTCTCCTGATTATAACTGGTTTAGAAGTACAGTTCCCCTTAAAAAG ATTATCgtggatgatgatgatagtaaaaTATGGTCGCTCTATGATGCAGGCCCCAGAAATATCAGGTGTCCTCTGATATTTCTTCCCCCTGTCAGCGGAACTGCAGATGTATTTTTCCGGCAGATTTTGGCTTTGACTGGATGGGGTTACCGGGTTATAGCT TTGCAGTATCCAGTTTATTGGGACCATCTTGAATTCTGTGATGGATTTAGAAAACTTTTAGATCATTTACAACTGGATAAA GTTCACCTGTTTGGGGCTTCTTTGGGAGGCTTTTTGGCCCAGAAATTtgctgaatacacacacacatctcccaGAGTCCATTCCCTCATCCTCTGCAATTCTTTCAGTGACACCTCCATCTTCAACCAAACTTGGACTGCAAACAG GTCCTTGTTTTACAGCTTTTGGCTGATGCCATCATTTATGCTCAAAAAAATAGTTCTTGGAAACTTTTCATCTGGCCCAGTGGACCCTTTGATGGCTGATGCTATTGATTTCATGGTGGACAGG CTGGAAAGTTTGGGTCAGAGTGAACTGGCTTCAAGACTGACCCTGAATTGTCAAAATTCTTATGTGGAACCTCATAAAATTCGGGACATCCCTGTAACCATTATGGAT gtatttgacCAGAGTGCACTTTCAACCGAAGCTAAAGAAGAAATGTACAAACTGTATCCTAATGCCCGGAGGGCTCACCTTAAAACAGGAGGCAATTTCCCATACCTGTGCAGAAGTGCAGAGGTGAATCTTTATGTACAG ATACATTTGCTGCAATTCCATGGAACCAAATACGCGGCCATTGATCCGTCGATGGTCAGTGCCGAGGAACTTGAGGTGCAGAAAGGCAGCCTCAGCGTCAGTCAGGAGGAGCAATAG
- the SPG21 gene encoding maspardin isoform X2, giving the protein MGEIKVSPDYNWFRSTVPLKKIIVDDDDSKIWSLYDAGPRNIRCPLIFLPPVSGTADVFFRQILALTGWGYRVIALQYPVYWDHLEFCDGFRKLLDHLQLDKVHLFGASLGGFLAQKFAEYTHTSPRVHSLILCNSFSDTSIFNQTWTANSFWLMPSFMLKKIVLGNFSSGPVDPLMADAIDFMVDRLESLGQSELASRLTLNCQNSYVEPHKIRDIPVTIMDVFDQSALSTEAKEEMYKLYPNARRAHLKTGGNFPYLCRSAEVNLYVQIHLLQFHGTKYAAIDPSMVSAEELEVQKGSLSVSQEEQ; this is encoded by the exons ATGGGAGAGATTAAAGTCTCTCCTGATTATAACTGGTTTAGAAGTACAGTTCCCCTTAAAAAG ATTATCgtggatgatgatgatagtaaaaTATGGTCGCTCTATGATGCAGGCCCCAGAAATATCAGGTGTCCTCTGATATTTCTTCCCCCTGTCAGCGGAACTGCAGATGTATTTTTCCGGCAGATTTTGGCTTTGACTGGATGGGGTTACCGGGTTATAGCT TTGCAGTATCCAGTTTATTGGGACCATCTTGAATTCTGTGATGGATTTAGAAAACTTTTAGATCATTTACAACTGGATAAA GTTCACCTGTTTGGGGCTTCTTTGGGAGGCTTTTTGGCCCAGAAATTtgctgaatacacacacacatctcccaGAGTCCATTCCCTCATCCTCTGCAATTCTTTCAGTGACACCTCCATCTTCAACCAAACTTGGACTGCAAACAG CTTTTGGCTGATGCCATCATTTATGCTCAAAAAAATAGTTCTTGGAAACTTTTCATCTGGCCCAGTGGACCCTTTGATGGCTGATGCTATTGATTTCATGGTGGACAGG CTGGAAAGTTTGGGTCAGAGTGAACTGGCTTCAAGACTGACCCTGAATTGTCAAAATTCTTATGTGGAACCTCATAAAATTCGGGACATCCCTGTAACCATTATGGAT gtatttgacCAGAGTGCACTTTCAACCGAAGCTAAAGAAGAAATGTACAAACTGTATCCTAATGCCCGGAGGGCTCACCTTAAAACAGGAGGCAATTTCCCATACCTGTGCAGAAGTGCAGAGGTGAATCTTTATGTACAG ATACATTTGCTGCAATTCCATGGAACCAAATACGCGGCCATTGATCCGTCGATGGTCAGTGCCGAGGAACTTGAGGTGCAGAAAGGCAGCCTCAGCGTCAGTCAGGAGGAGCAATAG